In Brevibacillus brevis, a genomic segment contains:
- the rsmB gene encoding 16S rRNA (cytosine(967)-C(5))-methyltransferase RsmB: protein MAKKGARDIALDVLNRVEEHKSYSNLELRHVLDRSDMNPADTGLVTELVYGTIQRRLTLDFVLSQFTTGKKLQTWVRNLLLLSLYQVRYLDRIPERAAVHEAVEIAKRRGHQGIASMVNGVLRNVLRQPDVWERVPKGDAAKQIAVLYSHPEWLVRKWIKQYGEEETKAICEANNRAPHTSLRVNTLKIGKDELVARLREEGHEAKESALSEQGLVLAGGGHAAGTRWFKEGYYTLQDESSMLVAPALSPKPGMRVLDACAAPGGKTTHLAELMGDRGEIIANDVHPHKRDLIAHAAERLGISIIEPIVSDALDLPDKGLGMFDRILLDAPCTGFGVIRRKPDLKWNKSPEDVRSIAQLQYQLLAGLSSMLAPEGTLVYSTCTVEPMENQDVVRRFVDRHPEFVLDSTLQDDLPQNVRAKVDESGAFIQILPHHFDSDGFFIARLKRKG, encoded by the coding sequence GTGGCAAAAAAAGGAGCCCGCGATATCGCTCTCGATGTCTTGAATCGGGTGGAAGAACACAAATCGTACAGCAATCTGGAGCTGCGCCATGTCCTGGACCGGTCGGACATGAATCCTGCCGATACGGGACTGGTGACCGAGCTCGTGTACGGCACCATTCAGCGCCGGCTGACGCTTGACTTTGTCCTGTCCCAGTTCACCACTGGGAAAAAGCTGCAGACGTGGGTACGCAATCTGCTCTTGCTCAGTCTGTACCAGGTCCGGTATCTGGACCGCATCCCCGAACGCGCGGCTGTGCACGAAGCGGTAGAAATCGCCAAGCGCAGAGGCCACCAAGGGATCGCGTCCATGGTCAACGGCGTCTTGCGCAATGTCTTGCGCCAGCCTGACGTGTGGGAACGAGTACCCAAAGGCGATGCCGCAAAGCAAATCGCCGTGCTGTATTCCCATCCGGAATGGCTGGTCCGCAAGTGGATCAAGCAGTACGGGGAAGAGGAGACCAAGGCCATTTGTGAAGCGAACAATCGGGCGCCCCATACGTCTTTGCGGGTGAACACGCTTAAGATCGGGAAGGACGAGCTGGTAGCGCGACTGAGGGAGGAAGGACACGAGGCCAAAGAATCAGCTTTGAGCGAGCAGGGACTCGTGCTCGCAGGCGGCGGTCACGCTGCCGGGACTCGGTGGTTCAAGGAAGGCTACTACACCTTGCAGGATGAAAGCTCGATGCTGGTCGCTCCGGCGCTGTCTCCCAAGCCGGGCATGCGCGTCCTGGACGCTTGCGCTGCACCCGGTGGGAAGACGACTCACCTGGCCGAGCTCATGGGGGATCGCGGAGAAATTATTGCCAACGACGTGCATCCCCACAAGCGCGATCTGATTGCCCATGCAGCCGAGCGGCTGGGGATTTCCATCATCGAGCCGATCGTCTCCGATGCGCTCGACCTCCCGGACAAAGGGCTGGGGATGTTTGACCGGATCTTGCTGGATGCGCCATGCACGGGATTTGGCGTCATCCGCCGCAAGCCGGATTTGAAGTGGAACAAGTCGCCGGAAGACGTGCGCTCGATTGCGCAGCTGCAATACCAGCTGCTTGCGGGCCTCTCTTCCATGCTGGCTCCAGAGGGAACCCTCGTTTACAGTACGTGTACGGTGGAACCGATGGAAAATCAGGATGTCGTTCGCCGTTTCGTCGACAGGCATCCCGAGTTTGTGCTCGATTCCACGCTCCAAGACGACTTGCCGCAGAATGTGCGGGCAAAAGTGGACGAGTCCGGCGCGTTTATTCAAATCTTGCCGCATCACTTTGACAGTGACGGTTTTTTCATAGCCCGTTTGAAGCGAAAAGGGTAA
- the fmt gene encoding methionyl-tRNA formyltransferase, with translation MKDTRILFMGTPDFAVSSLEALLREGYNVVGVVTQPDRPVGRKQVLTPPPVKEAALRHGLQVLQPEKIKADAALDEVLALAPDLIVTAAYGQILPKRLLEAPRFGCINVHASLLPKYRGGAPIHKSIVEGEKESGVTIMYMVEALDAGDMLSKVVVPIEERDTVGTLHDKLAAAGSALLIDTVPRLLAGEIEAEAQDHEAASFAPNIKRADERIDWTRTAEQIYNQVRGLNPWPVAFTTYGGKVWKLWWVEKLSQGKTDREPGTIIAREEDGLVVACGEGAVKITELQPEGKKRMSALDFLRGAGSSIEIGTKVGE, from the coding sequence TTGAAAGATACGCGCATTTTATTCATGGGTACGCCCGACTTTGCTGTCTCCAGCCTGGAGGCGCTGCTCAGGGAAGGATACAATGTGGTCGGGGTGGTTACCCAGCCCGACCGCCCGGTAGGACGCAAGCAAGTGTTGACGCCGCCCCCCGTCAAGGAGGCGGCTTTGCGTCATGGACTGCAAGTGCTGCAGCCTGAAAAAATCAAGGCGGACGCCGCTTTGGACGAGGTTCTGGCGCTTGCGCCTGACTTGATCGTGACGGCAGCGTACGGACAGATCCTGCCCAAGCGGCTGCTGGAGGCGCCTCGCTTTGGGTGTATCAACGTCCATGCTTCCCTCTTGCCGAAATACCGCGGCGGGGCTCCGATCCACAAATCGATCGTGGAAGGCGAAAAGGAATCCGGCGTCACCATCATGTACATGGTGGAAGCGCTGGACGCGGGAGACATGCTCTCCAAGGTAGTCGTTCCCATCGAGGAGCGGGACACGGTCGGCACCTTGCACGACAAGCTGGCGGCGGCGGGCTCTGCTCTCCTGATCGACACGGTTCCCAGGCTGCTCGCAGGTGAAATCGAGGCGGAGGCGCAAGACCACGAGGCTGCGTCCTTCGCTCCGAACATCAAGCGGGCGGACGAGCGCATCGACTGGACTCGCACTGCCGAGCAGATCTACAACCAGGTGCGCGGCCTGAATCCTTGGCCTGTCGCTTTCACGACCTACGGCGGAAAAGTATGGAAGCTCTGGTGGGTCGAAAAGCTGTCGCAAGGCAAGACAGACCGGGAGCCGGGGACGATCATCGCCCGGGAAGAGGATGGTCTGGTTGTGGCGTGCGGCGAAGGTGCGGTCAAAATCACCGAGCTGCAGCCGGAAGGAAAGAAGCGGATGAGCGCTCTCGACTTTTTGCGCGGAGCGGGCAGCAGCATCGAAATCGGCACGAAGGTAGGAGAATAG
- the rlmN gene encoding 23S rRNA (adenine(2503)-C(2))-methyltransferase RlmN, with protein MPITTFTGEKPLIYSLTQDEMKQWLVEAGDKPFRAQQIFDWLYVKRVSSFEEMSNLSKDLRQKLEDTFRIDPLKEIMHQQSQDGTIKFLFQLVDGHAIETVIMRHNYGNSICVTTQVGCRIGCTFCASTLGGLKRNLDAGEIVSQVLMAQRKLDEEGERVSHVVVMGIGEPFENFESLMAFLSVINDNRGLNIGARHITVSTSGIVPKIYEFAERGGQVNLAISLHAPNTELRTQLMPINRGFPLEKLMEACRHYINKTGRRISFEYGLFGGKNDQPHHAEELADLIGDMLCHVNLIPVNYVPERDYVRTPRNEIFQFKRILEDKGINVTIRREHGSDIAAACGQLRAQHAKETVG; from the coding sequence ATGCCGATTACGACATTTACGGGCGAAAAGCCGCTCATTTACAGTTTGACGCAAGACGAAATGAAGCAATGGCTGGTGGAAGCGGGAGACAAACCGTTTCGCGCCCAGCAGATTTTTGACTGGCTGTACGTGAAGCGCGTCTCTTCTTTCGAGGAGATGAGCAATCTGTCCAAGGACCTGCGCCAAAAGCTGGAGGACACCTTCCGGATCGATCCGCTGAAAGAAATCATGCACCAGCAGTCCCAAGACGGCACGATCAAGTTTTTGTTTCAGCTGGTGGATGGCCACGCCATCGAAACAGTCATCATGCGCCACAATTACGGAAACAGCATTTGCGTGACCACGCAGGTCGGCTGCCGAATCGGCTGTACGTTCTGCGCGTCCACGCTAGGCGGGCTCAAGCGCAACCTGGACGCGGGAGAGATCGTTTCCCAGGTCTTGATGGCCCAGCGCAAGCTCGACGAAGAAGGAGAGCGTGTCAGCCACGTGGTCGTGATGGGGATCGGGGAGCCGTTTGAGAACTTCGAGAGCCTGATGGCCTTTTTGTCCGTCATCAACGACAACCGCGGCTTGAACATCGGCGCGCGGCATATCACTGTCTCGACCAGCGGAATCGTACCGAAAATTTACGAGTTCGCCGAACGGGGCGGGCAAGTCAACCTCGCCATTTCCCTGCATGCTCCCAACACGGAGCTGAGAACGCAGCTCATGCCGATCAACCGCGGCTTCCCGCTTGAAAAGCTGATGGAAGCGTGCCGTCACTACATCAACAAGACAGGTCGGCGGATCAGCTTTGAATACGGTCTGTTCGGTGGCAAGAACGATCAGCCGCACCACGCGGAAGAATTGGCGGATCTGATTGGCGACATGCTTTGCCATGTCAACCTGATTCCTGTCAACTACGTGCCGGAGCGCGATTATGTCCGCACGCCGCGCAATGAGATTTTCCAATTCAAACGCATCCTGGAGGACAAGGGAATCAATGTGACCATCAGACGCGAGCACGGCAGCGACATCGCAGCCGCGTGCGGACAGCTGAGGGCACAACACGCTAAAGAAACCGTGGGGTGA
- a CDS encoding Stp1/IreP family PP2C-type Ser/Thr phosphatase: MEIAMKSHVGHVRSVNEDYYACEADANGRALAVLADGMGGHEAGEIASRLAVERIVKELRHIDGELEGADLREYLMNSVLLANKEVYEYALEHPECSGMGTTTIAALFRPSTVITAHIGDSRLYKFGADGLVMKTEDHSLVNELVKSGQITAEEAAVHPHRNVIMRSLGTEPDVLVDLDQFEWAPGDVVLICSDGLSDKVPPSVMEEWLRKPTSLQEKVEGLVQEALAAGGQDNITLVAVRNMPDASRKEG, translated from the coding sequence ATGGAAATTGCAATGAAATCCCATGTGGGCCACGTCCGTTCCGTAAACGAGGACTACTATGCCTGTGAGGCAGACGCGAACGGACGCGCCCTGGCTGTTTTGGCTGACGGAATGGGCGGCCACGAGGCTGGTGAGATCGCCAGCCGCCTTGCCGTTGAGCGAATAGTAAAAGAACTGCGTCACATCGATGGAGAGCTGGAAGGGGCGGACCTGCGAGAGTATTTGATGAACTCCGTCCTGCTCGCCAACAAGGAAGTGTACGAGTACGCCTTGGAGCACCCGGAATGCAGCGGAATGGGAACGACGACGATCGCAGCCTTGTTTCGGCCAAGCACGGTGATTACGGCGCATATCGGCGACAGCCGGCTGTACAAATTCGGCGCCGATGGCCTGGTCATGAAGACGGAGGACCATTCGCTGGTGAACGAGCTGGTGAAAAGCGGACAGATCACGGCCGAAGAAGCGGCTGTCCATCCCCACCGCAACGTGATCATGCGGTCTCTCGGGACGGAGCCGGATGTGCTCGTCGACCTGGACCAGTTCGAATGGGCACCGGGCGATGTCGTCTTGATCTGCTCGGACGGACTTAGCGATAAAGTTCCGCCTTCCGTCATGGAAGAGTGGCTGCGGAAGCCGACGTCGCTGCAGGAGAAAGTAGAAGGCTTGGTGCAGGAAGCATTGGCCGCAGGAGGGCAGGACAATATCACGCTGGTAGCTGTCCGCAACATGCCCGACGCCAGTAGGAAAGAGGGGTGA